In Chaetodon trifascialis isolate fChaTrf1 chromosome 6, fChaTrf1.hap1, whole genome shotgun sequence, one DNA window encodes the following:
- the dbnlb gene encoding drebrin-like b isoform X6, with amino-acid sequence MAVNLSKNGPALTAAFKEVVDEKSSTNWALFTYEGNSNDIRLAEKGDGGLEELVEELNSGKVMYAFCRVQDPNSGLPKYVLINWTGEGVKDARKGICANHVSSMANFLKGAHVTINARAEEDVEPEAIMQKVAKASGANYSFHKEASSRFQDSGPQGPVGSVYQKTNAMSEIRKTNKDTFWAQAEKEEEKRRQEERRKAEEERQQLERDRKDREAKEAMQRDKRDKERASQIEQQKKYQQQLETESKEKEKQRWEAASLISQRAVNPREMFKQRERGITPSDSDAPPAAPASPQPEPDADDGQSRCEYDEREAPPQEQPKEEVPAANSYVPVRAYEEPAQVEESNSYEVTAEEASDRGTCARALYDYQAADDTEISFDPDDIITGIEMIDEGWWRGYGPDGHFGMFPANYVELI; translated from the exons ATGGCAGTGAACCTCAGCAAAAATGGCCCTGCATTAACAGCTGCATTTAAAGAAGTGGTAGATGAAAAATCCAGTACCAACTG GGCCTTGTTCACCTATGAGGGAAACAGTAATGACATCCGCCTGGCGGAAAAAGGGG ATGGAGGACTGGAGGAGCTGGTCGAGGAACTGAACAGTGGAAAAGTGATGTACGCTTTCTGCCGGGTCCAGGATCCAAATTCTGGTCTGCCTAAATATGTCCTCATCAACTGG actggaGAGGGAGTGAAGGACGCCAGGAAAGGAATATGTGCCAATCACGTCAGCTCCATGGCCAATTTTCTTAAG GGGGCTCACGTCACGATAAACgccagagcagaggaggacgtGGAACCCGAGGCGATCATGCAGAAGGTGGCCAAAGCCTCCGGAGCGAACTACAGCTTCCACAAAGAAGCCTCCAGCCGCTTCCAGGACAGCGGTCCGCAGGGTCCCGTG GGTTCAGTGTACCAGAAGACCAACGCCATGTCGGAAATCCGAAAGACCAACAAAGACACCTTCTGGGCTCAGGCGGAG aaagaagaggagaaacgtCGGCAGGAGGAGCGGCGCAAGGCAGAGGAAGAGCgccagcagctggagagagacaggaaagacagGGAGGCCAAGGAGGCGATGCAGAGGGACAAAAGGGACAAGGAGAGGGCCTCTCAAATCGAGCAGCAGAA GAAgtaccagcagcagctggaaaccGAGAgtaaagagaaggagaaacagcGTTGG GAGGCGGCATCTCTCATCTCTCAGCGTGCTGTAAACCCTAGAGAGATGttcaagcagagagagagaggaataacCCCCAGTGACTCAGACGCCCCCCCTGCTGCCCCTGCCAGCCCCCAGCCAG AGCCCGACGCGGATGATGGACAGTCCAGGTGTGAGTATGATGAGCGAGAGGCGCCTCCCCAGGAGCAGCCGAAAG AGGAAGTGCCAGCTGCCAACTCCTACGTCCCAGTGAGGGCTTATGAAGAGCCAGCTCAG GTGGAGGAGAGTAACTCCTATGAGGTGACTGCCGAGGAGGCATCAGACAGAGGAACCTGTGCCAGAGCCTTATATGACTACCAGGCTg CTGACGACACGGAGATCTCGTTCGACCCCGACGACATCATCACCGGGATCGAGATGATAGACGAGGGCTGGTGGCGAGGCTACGGCCCGGACGGCCATTTTGGAATGTTCCCGGCCAATTACGTGGAGCTCATCTAG
- the dbnlb gene encoding drebrin-like b isoform X8, producing MAVNLSKNGPALTAAFKEVVDEKSSTNWALFTYEGNSNDIRLAEKGDGGLEELVEELNSGKVMYAFCRVQDPNSGLPKYVLINWTGEGVKDARKGICANHVSSMANFLKGAHVTINARAEEDVEPEAIMQKVAKASGANYSFHKEASSRFQDSGPQGPVGSVYQKTNAMSEIRKTNKDTFWAQAEKEEEKRRQEERRKAEEERQQLERDRKDREAKEAMQRDKRDKERASQIEQQKKYQQQLETESKEKEKQRWEAASLISQRAVNPREMFKQRERGITPSDSDAPPAAPASPQPEEVPAANSYVPVRAYEEPAQVEESNSYEVTAEEASDRGTCARALYDYQAADDTEISFDPDDIITGIEMIDEGWWRGYGPDGHFGMFPANYVELI from the exons ATGGCAGTGAACCTCAGCAAAAATGGCCCTGCATTAACAGCTGCATTTAAAGAAGTGGTAGATGAAAAATCCAGTACCAACTG GGCCTTGTTCACCTATGAGGGAAACAGTAATGACATCCGCCTGGCGGAAAAAGGGG ATGGAGGACTGGAGGAGCTGGTCGAGGAACTGAACAGTGGAAAAGTGATGTACGCTTTCTGCCGGGTCCAGGATCCAAATTCTGGTCTGCCTAAATATGTCCTCATCAACTGG actggaGAGGGAGTGAAGGACGCCAGGAAAGGAATATGTGCCAATCACGTCAGCTCCATGGCCAATTTTCTTAAG GGGGCTCACGTCACGATAAACgccagagcagaggaggacgtGGAACCCGAGGCGATCATGCAGAAGGTGGCCAAAGCCTCCGGAGCGAACTACAGCTTCCACAAAGAAGCCTCCAGCCGCTTCCAGGACAGCGGTCCGCAGGGTCCCGTG GGTTCAGTGTACCAGAAGACCAACGCCATGTCGGAAATCCGAAAGACCAACAAAGACACCTTCTGGGCTCAGGCGGAG aaagaagaggagaaacgtCGGCAGGAGGAGCGGCGCAAGGCAGAGGAAGAGCgccagcagctggagagagacaggaaagacagGGAGGCCAAGGAGGCGATGCAGAGGGACAAAAGGGACAAGGAGAGGGCCTCTCAAATCGAGCAGCAGAA GAAgtaccagcagcagctggaaaccGAGAgtaaagagaaggagaaacagcGTTGG GAGGCGGCATCTCTCATCTCTCAGCGTGCTGTAAACCCTAGAGAGATGttcaagcagagagagagaggaataacCCCCAGTGACTCAGACGCCCCCCCTGCTGCCCCTGCCAGCCCCCAGCCAG AGGAAGTGCCAGCTGCCAACTCCTACGTCCCAGTGAGGGCTTATGAAGAGCCAGCTCAG GTGGAGGAGAGTAACTCCTATGAGGTGACTGCCGAGGAGGCATCAGACAGAGGAACCTGTGCCAGAGCCTTATATGACTACCAGGCTg CTGACGACACGGAGATCTCGTTCGACCCCGACGACATCATCACCGGGATCGAGATGATAGACGAGGGCTGGTGGCGAGGCTACGGCCCGGACGGCCATTTTGGAATGTTCCCGGCCAATTACGTGGAGCTCATCTAG
- the dbnlb gene encoding drebrin-like b isoform X5, whose amino-acid sequence MAVNLSKNGPALTAAFKEVVDEKSSTNWALFTYEGNSNDIRLAEKGDGGLEELVEELNSGKVMYAFCRVQDPNSGLPKYVLINWTGEGVKDARKGICANHVSSMANFLKGAHVTINARAEEDVEPEAIMQKVAKASGANYSFHKEASSRFQDSGPQGPVGSVYQKTNAMSEIRKTNKDTFWAQAEKEEEKRRQEERRKAEEERQQLERDRKDREAKEAMQRDKRDKERASQIEQQKKYQQQLETESKEKEKQRWEAASLISQRAVNPREMFKQRERGITPSDSDAPPAAPASPQPGRLQSPFLSKPLYESERASSPQRQASPVPAGSASPVRATEEVPAANSYVPVRAYEEPAQVEESNSYEVTAEEASDRGTCARALYDYQAADDTEISFDPDDIITGIEMIDEGWWRGYGPDGHFGMFPANYVELI is encoded by the exons ATGGCAGTGAACCTCAGCAAAAATGGCCCTGCATTAACAGCTGCATTTAAAGAAGTGGTAGATGAAAAATCCAGTACCAACTG GGCCTTGTTCACCTATGAGGGAAACAGTAATGACATCCGCCTGGCGGAAAAAGGGG ATGGAGGACTGGAGGAGCTGGTCGAGGAACTGAACAGTGGAAAAGTGATGTACGCTTTCTGCCGGGTCCAGGATCCAAATTCTGGTCTGCCTAAATATGTCCTCATCAACTGG actggaGAGGGAGTGAAGGACGCCAGGAAAGGAATATGTGCCAATCACGTCAGCTCCATGGCCAATTTTCTTAAG GGGGCTCACGTCACGATAAACgccagagcagaggaggacgtGGAACCCGAGGCGATCATGCAGAAGGTGGCCAAAGCCTCCGGAGCGAACTACAGCTTCCACAAAGAAGCCTCCAGCCGCTTCCAGGACAGCGGTCCGCAGGGTCCCGTG GGTTCAGTGTACCAGAAGACCAACGCCATGTCGGAAATCCGAAAGACCAACAAAGACACCTTCTGGGCTCAGGCGGAG aaagaagaggagaaacgtCGGCAGGAGGAGCGGCGCAAGGCAGAGGAAGAGCgccagcagctggagagagacaggaaagacagGGAGGCCAAGGAGGCGATGCAGAGGGACAAAAGGGACAAGGAGAGGGCCTCTCAAATCGAGCAGCAGAA GAAgtaccagcagcagctggaaaccGAGAgtaaagagaaggagaaacagcGTTGG GAGGCGGCATCTCTCATCTCTCAGCGTGCTGTAAACCCTAGAGAGATGttcaagcagagagagagaggaataacCCCCAGTGACTCAGACGCCCCCCCTGCTGCCCCTGCCAGCCCCCAGCCAG GGCGTCTGCAAAGCCCTTTTCTGTCTAAGCCACTGTATGAAAGCGAGCGAGCCAGCTCACCTCAGCGCCAAGCTTCTCCTGTGCCAGCAGGCTCCGCCTCTCCTGTCCGTGCCACAG AGGAAGTGCCAGCTGCCAACTCCTACGTCCCAGTGAGGGCTTATGAAGAGCCAGCTCAG GTGGAGGAGAGTAACTCCTATGAGGTGACTGCCGAGGAGGCATCAGACAGAGGAACCTGTGCCAGAGCCTTATATGACTACCAGGCTg CTGACGACACGGAGATCTCGTTCGACCCCGACGACATCATCACCGGGATCGAGATGATAGACGAGGGCTGGTGGCGAGGCTACGGCCCGGACGGCCATTTTGGAATGTTCCCGGCCAATTACGTGGAGCTCATCTAG
- the dbnlb gene encoding drebrin-like b isoform X2, giving the protein MAVNLSKNGPALTAAFKEVVDEKSSTNWALFTYEGNSNDIRLAEKGDGGLEELVEELNSGKVMYAFCRVQDPNSGLPKYVLINWTGEGVKDARKGICANHVSSMANFLKGAHVTINARAEEDVEPEAIMQKVAKASGANYSFHKEASSRFQDSGPQGPVGSVYQKTNAMSEIRKTNKDTFWAQAEKEEEKRRQEERRKAEEERQQLERDRKDREAKEAMQRDKRDKERASQIEQQKKYQQQLETESKEKEKQRWEAASLISQRAVNPREMFKQRERGITPSDSDAPPAAPASPQPGRLQSPFLSKPLYESERASSPQRQASPVPAGSASPVRATEPDADDGQSRCEYDEREAPPQEQPKEEVPAANSYVPVRAYEEPAQVEESNSYEVTAEEASDRGTCARALYDYQAADDTEISFDPDDIITGIEMIDEGWWRGYGPDGHFGMFPANYVELI; this is encoded by the exons ATGGCAGTGAACCTCAGCAAAAATGGCCCTGCATTAACAGCTGCATTTAAAGAAGTGGTAGATGAAAAATCCAGTACCAACTG GGCCTTGTTCACCTATGAGGGAAACAGTAATGACATCCGCCTGGCGGAAAAAGGGG ATGGAGGACTGGAGGAGCTGGTCGAGGAACTGAACAGTGGAAAAGTGATGTACGCTTTCTGCCGGGTCCAGGATCCAAATTCTGGTCTGCCTAAATATGTCCTCATCAACTGG actggaGAGGGAGTGAAGGACGCCAGGAAAGGAATATGTGCCAATCACGTCAGCTCCATGGCCAATTTTCTTAAG GGGGCTCACGTCACGATAAACgccagagcagaggaggacgtGGAACCCGAGGCGATCATGCAGAAGGTGGCCAAAGCCTCCGGAGCGAACTACAGCTTCCACAAAGAAGCCTCCAGCCGCTTCCAGGACAGCGGTCCGCAGGGTCCCGTG GGTTCAGTGTACCAGAAGACCAACGCCATGTCGGAAATCCGAAAGACCAACAAAGACACCTTCTGGGCTCAGGCGGAG aaagaagaggagaaacgtCGGCAGGAGGAGCGGCGCAAGGCAGAGGAAGAGCgccagcagctggagagagacaggaaagacagGGAGGCCAAGGAGGCGATGCAGAGGGACAAAAGGGACAAGGAGAGGGCCTCTCAAATCGAGCAGCAGAA GAAgtaccagcagcagctggaaaccGAGAgtaaagagaaggagaaacagcGTTGG GAGGCGGCATCTCTCATCTCTCAGCGTGCTGTAAACCCTAGAGAGATGttcaagcagagagagagaggaataacCCCCAGTGACTCAGACGCCCCCCCTGCTGCCCCTGCCAGCCCCCAGCCAG GGCGTCTGCAAAGCCCTTTTCTGTCTAAGCCACTGTATGAAAGCGAGCGAGCCAGCTCACCTCAGCGCCAAGCTTCTCCTGTGCCAGCAGGCTCCGCCTCTCCTGTCCGTGCCACAG AGCCCGACGCGGATGATGGACAGTCCAGGTGTGAGTATGATGAGCGAGAGGCGCCTCCCCAGGAGCAGCCGAAAG AGGAAGTGCCAGCTGCCAACTCCTACGTCCCAGTGAGGGCTTATGAAGAGCCAGCTCAG GTGGAGGAGAGTAACTCCTATGAGGTGACTGCCGAGGAGGCATCAGACAGAGGAACCTGTGCCAGAGCCTTATATGACTACCAGGCTg CTGACGACACGGAGATCTCGTTCGACCCCGACGACATCATCACCGGGATCGAGATGATAGACGAGGGCTGGTGGCGAGGCTACGGCCCGGACGGCCATTTTGGAATGTTCCCGGCCAATTACGTGGAGCTCATCTAG
- the dbnlb gene encoding drebrin-like b isoform X3, whose amino-acid sequence MAVNLSKNGPALTAAFKEVVDEKSSTNWALFTYEGNSNDIRLAEKGDGGLEELVEELNSGKVMYAFCRVQDPNSGLPKYVLINWTGEGVKDARKGICANHVSSMANFLKGAHVTINARAEEDVEPEAIMQKVAKASGANYSFHKEASSRFQDSGPQGPVGSVYQKTNAMSEIRKTNKDTFWAQAEKEEEKRRQEERRKAEEERQQLERDRKDREAKEAMQRDKRDKERASQIEQQKKYQQQLETESKEKEKQRWEEQEENQEAQKKAVKRGESVEKANEAASLISQRAVNPREMFKQRERGITPSDSDAPPAAPASPQPGRLQSPFLSKPLYESERASSPQRQASPVPAGSASPVRATEEVPAANSYVPVRAYEEPAQVEESNSYEVTAEEASDRGTCARALYDYQAADDTEISFDPDDIITGIEMIDEGWWRGYGPDGHFGMFPANYVELI is encoded by the exons ATGGCAGTGAACCTCAGCAAAAATGGCCCTGCATTAACAGCTGCATTTAAAGAAGTGGTAGATGAAAAATCCAGTACCAACTG GGCCTTGTTCACCTATGAGGGAAACAGTAATGACATCCGCCTGGCGGAAAAAGGGG ATGGAGGACTGGAGGAGCTGGTCGAGGAACTGAACAGTGGAAAAGTGATGTACGCTTTCTGCCGGGTCCAGGATCCAAATTCTGGTCTGCCTAAATATGTCCTCATCAACTGG actggaGAGGGAGTGAAGGACGCCAGGAAAGGAATATGTGCCAATCACGTCAGCTCCATGGCCAATTTTCTTAAG GGGGCTCACGTCACGATAAACgccagagcagaggaggacgtGGAACCCGAGGCGATCATGCAGAAGGTGGCCAAAGCCTCCGGAGCGAACTACAGCTTCCACAAAGAAGCCTCCAGCCGCTTCCAGGACAGCGGTCCGCAGGGTCCCGTG GGTTCAGTGTACCAGAAGACCAACGCCATGTCGGAAATCCGAAAGACCAACAAAGACACCTTCTGGGCTCAGGCGGAG aaagaagaggagaaacgtCGGCAGGAGGAGCGGCGCAAGGCAGAGGAAGAGCgccagcagctggagagagacaggaaagacagGGAGGCCAAGGAGGCGATGCAGAGGGACAAAAGGGACAAGGAGAGGGCCTCTCAAATCGAGCAGCAGAA GAAgtaccagcagcagctggaaaccGAGAgtaaagagaaggagaaacagcGTTGG gaggagcaggaggagaaccaggaggCCCAGAAGAAGGCAGTCAAGAGAGGTGAATCTGTGGAAAAGGCCAAC GAGGCGGCATCTCTCATCTCTCAGCGTGCTGTAAACCCTAGAGAGATGttcaagcagagagagagaggaataacCCCCAGTGACTCAGACGCCCCCCCTGCTGCCCCTGCCAGCCCCCAGCCAG GGCGTCTGCAAAGCCCTTTTCTGTCTAAGCCACTGTATGAAAGCGAGCGAGCCAGCTCACCTCAGCGCCAAGCTTCTCCTGTGCCAGCAGGCTCCGCCTCTCCTGTCCGTGCCACAG AGGAAGTGCCAGCTGCCAACTCCTACGTCCCAGTGAGGGCTTATGAAGAGCCAGCTCAG GTGGAGGAGAGTAACTCCTATGAGGTGACTGCCGAGGAGGCATCAGACAGAGGAACCTGTGCCAGAGCCTTATATGACTACCAGGCTg CTGACGACACGGAGATCTCGTTCGACCCCGACGACATCATCACCGGGATCGAGATGATAGACGAGGGCTGGTGGCGAGGCTACGGCCCGGACGGCCATTTTGGAATGTTCCCGGCCAATTACGTGGAGCTCATCTAG
- the dbnlb gene encoding drebrin-like b isoform X1, with the protein MAVNLSKNGPALTAAFKEVVDEKSSTNWALFTYEGNSNDIRLAEKGDGGLEELVEELNSGKVMYAFCRVQDPNSGLPKYVLINWTGEGVKDARKGICANHVSSMANFLKGAHVTINARAEEDVEPEAIMQKVAKASGANYSFHKEASSRFQDSGPQGPVGSVYQKTNAMSEIRKTNKDTFWAQAEKEEEKRRQEERRKAEEERQQLERDRKDREAKEAMQRDKRDKERASQIEQQKKYQQQLETESKEKEKQRWEEQEENQEAQKKAVKRGESVEKANEAASLISQRAVNPREMFKQRERGITPSDSDAPPAAPASPQPGRLQSPFLSKPLYESERASSPQRQASPVPAGSASPVRATEPDADDGQSRCEYDEREAPPQEQPKEEVPAANSYVPVRAYEEPAQVEESNSYEVTAEEASDRGTCARALYDYQAADDTEISFDPDDIITGIEMIDEGWWRGYGPDGHFGMFPANYVELI; encoded by the exons ATGGCAGTGAACCTCAGCAAAAATGGCCCTGCATTAACAGCTGCATTTAAAGAAGTGGTAGATGAAAAATCCAGTACCAACTG GGCCTTGTTCACCTATGAGGGAAACAGTAATGACATCCGCCTGGCGGAAAAAGGGG ATGGAGGACTGGAGGAGCTGGTCGAGGAACTGAACAGTGGAAAAGTGATGTACGCTTTCTGCCGGGTCCAGGATCCAAATTCTGGTCTGCCTAAATATGTCCTCATCAACTGG actggaGAGGGAGTGAAGGACGCCAGGAAAGGAATATGTGCCAATCACGTCAGCTCCATGGCCAATTTTCTTAAG GGGGCTCACGTCACGATAAACgccagagcagaggaggacgtGGAACCCGAGGCGATCATGCAGAAGGTGGCCAAAGCCTCCGGAGCGAACTACAGCTTCCACAAAGAAGCCTCCAGCCGCTTCCAGGACAGCGGTCCGCAGGGTCCCGTG GGTTCAGTGTACCAGAAGACCAACGCCATGTCGGAAATCCGAAAGACCAACAAAGACACCTTCTGGGCTCAGGCGGAG aaagaagaggagaaacgtCGGCAGGAGGAGCGGCGCAAGGCAGAGGAAGAGCgccagcagctggagagagacaggaaagacagGGAGGCCAAGGAGGCGATGCAGAGGGACAAAAGGGACAAGGAGAGGGCCTCTCAAATCGAGCAGCAGAA GAAgtaccagcagcagctggaaaccGAGAgtaaagagaaggagaaacagcGTTGG gaggagcaggaggagaaccaggaggCCCAGAAGAAGGCAGTCAAGAGAGGTGAATCTGTGGAAAAGGCCAAC GAGGCGGCATCTCTCATCTCTCAGCGTGCTGTAAACCCTAGAGAGATGttcaagcagagagagagaggaataacCCCCAGTGACTCAGACGCCCCCCCTGCTGCCCCTGCCAGCCCCCAGCCAG GGCGTCTGCAAAGCCCTTTTCTGTCTAAGCCACTGTATGAAAGCGAGCGAGCCAGCTCACCTCAGCGCCAAGCTTCTCCTGTGCCAGCAGGCTCCGCCTCTCCTGTCCGTGCCACAG AGCCCGACGCGGATGATGGACAGTCCAGGTGTGAGTATGATGAGCGAGAGGCGCCTCCCCAGGAGCAGCCGAAAG AGGAAGTGCCAGCTGCCAACTCCTACGTCCCAGTGAGGGCTTATGAAGAGCCAGCTCAG GTGGAGGAGAGTAACTCCTATGAGGTGACTGCCGAGGAGGCATCAGACAGAGGAACCTGTGCCAGAGCCTTATATGACTACCAGGCTg CTGACGACACGGAGATCTCGTTCGACCCCGACGACATCATCACCGGGATCGAGATGATAGACGAGGGCTGGTGGCGAGGCTACGGCCCGGACGGCCATTTTGGAATGTTCCCGGCCAATTACGTGGAGCTCATCTAG
- the dbnlb gene encoding drebrin-like b isoform X7, with product MAVNLSKNGPALTAAFKEVVDEKSSTNWALFTYEGNSNDIRLAEKGDGGLEELVEELNSGKVMYAFCRVQDPNSGLPKYVLINWTGEGVKDARKGICANHVSSMANFLKGAHVTINARAEEDVEPEAIMQKVAKASGANYSFHKEASSRFQDSGPQGPVGSVYQKTNAMSEIRKTNKDTFWAQAEKEEEKRRQEERRKAEEERQQLERDRKDREAKEAMQRDKRDKERASQIEQQKKYQQQLETESKEKEKQRWEEQEENQEAQKKAVKRGESVEKANEAASLISQRAVNPREMFKQRERGITPSDSDAPPAAPASPQPEEVPAANSYVPVRAYEEPAQVEESNSYEVTAEEASDRGTCARALYDYQAADDTEISFDPDDIITGIEMIDEGWWRGYGPDGHFGMFPANYVELI from the exons ATGGCAGTGAACCTCAGCAAAAATGGCCCTGCATTAACAGCTGCATTTAAAGAAGTGGTAGATGAAAAATCCAGTACCAACTG GGCCTTGTTCACCTATGAGGGAAACAGTAATGACATCCGCCTGGCGGAAAAAGGGG ATGGAGGACTGGAGGAGCTGGTCGAGGAACTGAACAGTGGAAAAGTGATGTACGCTTTCTGCCGGGTCCAGGATCCAAATTCTGGTCTGCCTAAATATGTCCTCATCAACTGG actggaGAGGGAGTGAAGGACGCCAGGAAAGGAATATGTGCCAATCACGTCAGCTCCATGGCCAATTTTCTTAAG GGGGCTCACGTCACGATAAACgccagagcagaggaggacgtGGAACCCGAGGCGATCATGCAGAAGGTGGCCAAAGCCTCCGGAGCGAACTACAGCTTCCACAAAGAAGCCTCCAGCCGCTTCCAGGACAGCGGTCCGCAGGGTCCCGTG GGTTCAGTGTACCAGAAGACCAACGCCATGTCGGAAATCCGAAAGACCAACAAAGACACCTTCTGGGCTCAGGCGGAG aaagaagaggagaaacgtCGGCAGGAGGAGCGGCGCAAGGCAGAGGAAGAGCgccagcagctggagagagacaggaaagacagGGAGGCCAAGGAGGCGATGCAGAGGGACAAAAGGGACAAGGAGAGGGCCTCTCAAATCGAGCAGCAGAA GAAgtaccagcagcagctggaaaccGAGAgtaaagagaaggagaaacagcGTTGG gaggagcaggaggagaaccaggaggCCCAGAAGAAGGCAGTCAAGAGAGGTGAATCTGTGGAAAAGGCCAAC GAGGCGGCATCTCTCATCTCTCAGCGTGCTGTAAACCCTAGAGAGATGttcaagcagagagagagaggaataacCCCCAGTGACTCAGACGCCCCCCCTGCTGCCCCTGCCAGCCCCCAGCCAG AGGAAGTGCCAGCTGCCAACTCCTACGTCCCAGTGAGGGCTTATGAAGAGCCAGCTCAG GTGGAGGAGAGTAACTCCTATGAGGTGACTGCCGAGGAGGCATCAGACAGAGGAACCTGTGCCAGAGCCTTATATGACTACCAGGCTg CTGACGACACGGAGATCTCGTTCGACCCCGACGACATCATCACCGGGATCGAGATGATAGACGAGGGCTGGTGGCGAGGCTACGGCCCGGACGGCCATTTTGGAATGTTCCCGGCCAATTACGTGGAGCTCATCTAG
- the dbnlb gene encoding drebrin-like b isoform X4: MAVNLSKNGPALTAAFKEVVDEKSSTNWALFTYEGNSNDIRLAEKGDGGLEELVEELNSGKVMYAFCRVQDPNSGLPKYVLINWTGEGVKDARKGICANHVSSMANFLKGAHVTINARAEEDVEPEAIMQKVAKASGANYSFHKEASSRFQDSGPQGPVGSVYQKTNAMSEIRKTNKDTFWAQAEKEEEKRRQEERRKAEEERQQLERDRKDREAKEAMQRDKRDKERASQIEQQKKYQQQLETESKEKEKQRWEEQEENQEAQKKAVKRGESVEKANEAASLISQRAVNPREMFKQRERGITPSDSDAPPAAPASPQPEPDADDGQSRCEYDEREAPPQEQPKEEVPAANSYVPVRAYEEPAQVEESNSYEVTAEEASDRGTCARALYDYQAADDTEISFDPDDIITGIEMIDEGWWRGYGPDGHFGMFPANYVELI; this comes from the exons ATGGCAGTGAACCTCAGCAAAAATGGCCCTGCATTAACAGCTGCATTTAAAGAAGTGGTAGATGAAAAATCCAGTACCAACTG GGCCTTGTTCACCTATGAGGGAAACAGTAATGACATCCGCCTGGCGGAAAAAGGGG ATGGAGGACTGGAGGAGCTGGTCGAGGAACTGAACAGTGGAAAAGTGATGTACGCTTTCTGCCGGGTCCAGGATCCAAATTCTGGTCTGCCTAAATATGTCCTCATCAACTGG actggaGAGGGAGTGAAGGACGCCAGGAAAGGAATATGTGCCAATCACGTCAGCTCCATGGCCAATTTTCTTAAG GGGGCTCACGTCACGATAAACgccagagcagaggaggacgtGGAACCCGAGGCGATCATGCAGAAGGTGGCCAAAGCCTCCGGAGCGAACTACAGCTTCCACAAAGAAGCCTCCAGCCGCTTCCAGGACAGCGGTCCGCAGGGTCCCGTG GGTTCAGTGTACCAGAAGACCAACGCCATGTCGGAAATCCGAAAGACCAACAAAGACACCTTCTGGGCTCAGGCGGAG aaagaagaggagaaacgtCGGCAGGAGGAGCGGCGCAAGGCAGAGGAAGAGCgccagcagctggagagagacaggaaagacagGGAGGCCAAGGAGGCGATGCAGAGGGACAAAAGGGACAAGGAGAGGGCCTCTCAAATCGAGCAGCAGAA GAAgtaccagcagcagctggaaaccGAGAgtaaagagaaggagaaacagcGTTGG gaggagcaggaggagaaccaggaggCCCAGAAGAAGGCAGTCAAGAGAGGTGAATCTGTGGAAAAGGCCAAC GAGGCGGCATCTCTCATCTCTCAGCGTGCTGTAAACCCTAGAGAGATGttcaagcagagagagagaggaataacCCCCAGTGACTCAGACGCCCCCCCTGCTGCCCCTGCCAGCCCCCAGCCAG AGCCCGACGCGGATGATGGACAGTCCAGGTGTGAGTATGATGAGCGAGAGGCGCCTCCCCAGGAGCAGCCGAAAG AGGAAGTGCCAGCTGCCAACTCCTACGTCCCAGTGAGGGCTTATGAAGAGCCAGCTCAG GTGGAGGAGAGTAACTCCTATGAGGTGACTGCCGAGGAGGCATCAGACAGAGGAACCTGTGCCAGAGCCTTATATGACTACCAGGCTg CTGACGACACGGAGATCTCGTTCGACCCCGACGACATCATCACCGGGATCGAGATGATAGACGAGGGCTGGTGGCGAGGCTACGGCCCGGACGGCCATTTTGGAATGTTCCCGGCCAATTACGTGGAGCTCATCTAG